gggctacaaagccaggaatgaagtccattattagcagtatcaattcaaagctaaactcccccgtttaaaacttctcacttaatcactacctaatgacccttctacctaggttctccctagatatggaatatcttcattccactcccaatcatagcaatgatatctagcagtcaacacctcagccactgcatcgacgaccTAATTTTCAACATTCTAAGCACATACATAAAGATCACCtgaagttgcttcaaagcttcctccaagaacaaaattgcactcattgcttcacagcttctgagtgagtaaaacaaacctcttacctacaggcttcgaggcacaaattagtgaccatcccacaacctgggtggttcacttacacggctaaccctaaaaactacatcttgtcaatactcgGCTAGCTTGCATACTAGGTTAtaaagcttcctatttataacctattcccaactagacttgggccttcaatcacagctttatttgctgttacaaatcagcaaaattcttctgctaaaagaaaggtcttcaatcacaagtttcctaatttatctcctaaattagaaactactgaatcttcaatattctgtcttgattcttttgacctttaaatcgtaaCAAACTAACATAAATAACTGTTACTAAAATTgctccacaatataagctccaagatattctccacaaatatctccaagATATTtaccacaaatatctccataaaatatgctccaaaTAACAAAAAGaagttgttacacttttgcaacagattctcctataaactctttccacatttagtttcctaaatgttctccttagatatagctccacataggattcaatattttaggaatattctgtttcttttataacaaAATCTAAACTGTTAGCTCAACtacgatgtcacgacatcttcttcgacatcatgttattccagatgttgaaacatttcaacacaacatgtttctccattaaatagaacttcCACCTGCTTTCTCTTGCAATTATAATTCTATTTATTCTATtgctgctaaattagttttaccaaacataaagccaaccttcaaaagcactaacaatctccccatttGGCTTATTCTGGCTAAAACTAATTTACATAACCTTTGTATTACAGAAGCATAAAAAATGCAAGGGTTTAAACATTTACAATTCACTAGCAGCAATTTAGAAGTCTTCAGTTGTCACTGTATGATATTTCAAACTTTATAAGTGACAGTCTTCAGTCTTCTTTTATGATGTTGAAACATCATACTAGGACATCTTTCTGGCAGGTCCAACTCCAATGTTCTCTCTTTCTTTTAAGGATCCCACAGATTACACAAAGTTTCTCCCCCTTAAAAGTTGCTCTTCAGAGATAACATAACATTActgcttctccccctttttagccataataagaCAAAGGATTTGTTGAAGGAGAACTCACTATAGCATAGGAAACATGACATCACAAATATCATCTTCTTAGAGAAGGAGAAAACTGAGTCTAtgatgcacatgaggaagaaaataCTAAATGCTACCCCTCAAAGTGAGAACTATGATACGACACAAATTGACACAACATCCTCTTTTAGAGCATAAGAGGATACTCACTAACAGAAatttaaacacttggattatccaTTTACAGACAAAGAGATCCAGACCTCTATAGAATGACTTTGAACACAAGAAACAATATATGTTCAtgactcgaaacaagactctaaATTTGAAAAGAATATCTTTGCAAAACAACTGCAaggaatgacctcagacttaacaatgtctaaACACTATCCTTATACCCTATGCTTCTCACAACTTGACAAACAAAACCTAGACTCTAGATTTTACTCATATctgaaagaagaacatgagagactcaaacaagactcaaaagAATGAAACGGAAAAGACTCTataaacctgagcaatttaaacaacatgcCTGGACTTTTACAAAAGTCTTGgccaagagatgttatttgagaaagaactgcatcaggtggacttgtgcacAGGTTGGAACATGTACtatatcagaacaagtgatacacaccatcaatacatgtttttagatgataatacAAAGAATGATCCTTCATGgttttcaaggataaaacatgtcttgagttatgttTTGACATCTTGAatgacattgttcttctggcttaaagattagtctttgagagaccttccatttgattagaagcagaataacattgtccttgctgatcttcatactctcttactcccccctgagatatacaaatttaggacatctttgatgttcgtccttgaagcacCCTACATTTGGAATCTGTCACAGTTTCCAAATTTAGAATCTTCAGTtttcttgctacacaagattcagattgccacactctgcaacttgaagtagaagaaactataattgtataaccataaatcaatttTCAGCAGATAAGTCTGAAACTTATCTCTCTAGTGTCTTCAACAGTAATGATGATGTATTTTCATGCAGATCTTTTTCTTCATCACATACTTCTTCTCTTCATACAGATATtgcaaatatccagctcccatcaagatatttaacaaaatcagtatgcttcaccagataccATTGCCACACTTTCTAAGCTTGTGAACATTAACATTTAGTTCACACTAGTCCTTGAATACACAACTGGAAGGGattctaataagtactaagtctcccgtcaaggtACTTATTAGTTACTCAGTAGGATTTACTAGTCACACTAGTTCATCTTGACTGATTTCTTCTTCACAGTCTTGCATCCAGGTTCTacacctaataagtactaagtctcctgtCAAAGTACTTATCAGTTAGTCAGTTAGAATTGACTACTCACACTAGATCATTTTGACTAATTACCTATTCACACTTATATATTTTCCTCTTGGCAAAAAAATACTTTCAAATAACTGAAGACCTTGatatgatgttgtaacatctgatatgacatcatccttcatggttcttggttaacatctttaacaTCTAATTCATAGCACTTGGGGTGGAAACAAAAGAGTGTAATAATCAGcaacatccagacatatcaaggaatagaatagccaacatctcaataagcttttcttcagacttttaTTCTgatttgagatgatggatgccatagtctgtacctatagaggagaatccctcatttaggtttctggaacagacttagttatGACATAACACTGAATttagtcagattcttctgagccatttgacttccttgattctataaaacactaccctttctggataacaactaagGCAGTTAACATTCGTGACCATATTTCATTGTGGTTGAGACacaatattcagctccaacaaccgctctatggttatgaatgaaaatccaCATGTATGCTTCCTTTGATCATAAGaagataccagatataagctcatcttgatttcaacataaaggatcagaaaggaatagCTTCATGAGTCTTCTTTAGCATTGAGCTTTTACTTCTAATCTCCCATAAAATAAGATTTGGAGGAGAAGTACATGTTGATCatgtcctgatcaacttataatcagatgtctcctcttccagaccaggagtaggttccaaaccaatattctcacactacattagtttagcaccagaacatatgttcttcagctggtagctgcataccagtactaatgtcccaacatctggtaggacatctgttcctccttctcggaacactccagccttgaaactcttaaaggttcacacttgcagataattatgaatatcatttgatcagttgacattcatcggctctaataaaccatgccattatgagtggacttcaGAGTTTACataagtatctttgacactttaattacatctgtaaggttctgccatacattcggttgaatataaataaccctagaatctttcttttacaataggggttgcaccagaggctatgcagcggaaaatagccatacttcaacagaattcacacacttCTTACTTCATATTTtaattgtaagcatgacatccacggATTGAAAGTAAATCAACCctacaatatgcttgcttcttcaacAAGCTACATTCTAGACCCTACTCCCAACATCAAATCCTGATCATAATCCTTAATTATAGAGATTACCTTATCAGAGTCTTCACTCTCGCATGAAGCTTTTGATAATACTCTTCTCTGTGTATAATTATTGAACAAAATAATCCAaagtcttcactcccgcatgaagtttctGAATTTAATCTACTTGTCCAAGCATCCTAATCTTCTTTTATCAAGAAGGTACAATGGCTCTTGGTCAGGTTGGTCTAGTCTTCCACAAATAgatccatcctccacttcaagggaccatacaatatgaacactccttattcaaacaatcttctaccttatacacaaccagaaagtatcccccatggatctcatccagaaacagataCGATGCCTGCTCTAATaacaattgaaattctggtaagacagaattcagatgtcatatatggatgtcgtgacatctcatcTGACATTATAAAACAGACAAGGTAGGCAAAATAAAACATTACAGAAAATTAAAGAatacaacagaattgttcacccagttcagtctaaccaacctactctaggggctaccaagccagggatgaagtccactattagcagtatcaattcaaagcaaaactcccccgtttacaacttctcacttaatcattacccaatgacccttctacctaggttttCTCTAGATAtagaatatctccattccactccaaatcatagcaatgatgtctaacAGTCAACACCTCAGCCATTGCATCGACGACCTAATTTCCAACATTCTAAGCACACAAATAATGATCACCCaaagttgcttaaaagcttcctccaagaacaaaactGCATTCAttacttcacagcttctgagtgagtaaaacaaacctcttacctacaggcttcgaggcacaaatcagtgaccatcccacaactcgggtggttcacttacacggctaaccctaaaaactacatcttgtcaatacATGGCTAGCTtgcaaactaggttacaaagcttcctatttataacatattcccaactggacttgggccttcaatcacagctttatttgctgttacaaatcagcagaattcTTCTGcaaaaagaaaggtcttcaatcacaagtttcgaaatttatctcctaaattagaaacagctgaatcttcaatattctgtcttgattcttttgacctttaaatcataacaaactgacataacaaactgttgctaaaattgctccacaatataagctccaacatattctccacaaatatctccaagatattctccacaaatatctccaagATATTTACCgcaaatatctccataaaatatgctccaaataacaacaataagttgttacacttttgcaacagattctcctataaaatctttccacatttagtttcctaaatgttctccttAGATATAGATCCACATAGGATTCAATATTTTAGGAATATTCTGTTTCATTTATAACAAAATCCAAACTGTTAGCTCAACTACTatgtcacgacatcttcttcgacatcatgttattccagatgttgaaacatttcaacacaacatgtttctccattaaatagagcttccacctgctttctcttacaagttataattcCATTTATTCTATTGAtgctaaattagttttaccaaacataaagccaATCCTCAAAAGCACTAACATCAACAAAAGAAACAATAGCTTGCGAAGTTGCTGAAAACTCTGCACTTTATTCATCAATCAAACAAAATATGATATTTATAGATAGGTATAGTTATAGTAATGCATCGACGTAGAGAGAAAAAATCAATGTTTATACCTCATCTTGGTGTCGTTTCCCTGGAATCCAAGACAGAAATAACGACAACATCATAACCAATTCACACTCAGTGATTTGAACATAATCATCAACATCTTGCGAGGATGAAATctgcattaattttaattcaaaacaaaatatgCAGCGAAATCAAATCACAATCAAACTTTAGTAGAACCCGTAATAGATTTGAAACCGTAAAAATGCAATAATTCCAAAGcgcaaccaattatgaacagaaaacGTAAATCAAATTCTGAACTGAAACAAAACTCGATTTGAAATCGATACAAACATGTACCAAATACTTGGCTCGAATGCAAAATCTGGACCGCAAAAAAGCTTTGCTCGAATCCAAACTCGAACCAAAACAGAACTGAGTAACAACTCGATTTTGAACAAAAACCTTCGTGATCACCAAACATAACTGTGAAGCTCAAATAGAACCGCGAAACCGAAATTGAAACAATTCAAAATCGAAAACTGAATCCGATTGTTGGTTGTTTGTTCTATtgattttttctgaaaaaaaaatagATGAAGAGTTTGggtgtattgttgttgttgttacgtGAGGAGGATGAGAGGTAAAATAGATGAAGGGTTTTCAGGGAGAAAAAAGATAGCAGAGTACATGTTCACATTTTTGCATAAtgggaaaataaaaaagaaaatattaaaggcaaaaatgataaaataaaatagtttaagAAAAAATTATAATACTTTTAATACTCATTAAAATTTATTTCTACTAAAATGTAAAATTAGATAAATTATgtagaaataaattaaaaagggTTTTATAGATATGCAATCACAGTGTAAAATgactttacactgtcatccaataaaaaatcATCAATCTATCGTGTCAATAAATTAAAAAGGGTTCTATACGTATATTTATAGGGTCTTGCTAACCAATGCCCtcggggcactctttaagcatactaaaaaaagaaaatattctttataaaagtcaatatttcaatttttaatacattttcaatgcattaaatacacgcattttaataaaaacttatcactttaatcacttaaagaaTGCCCTAAGAACACTAGTTAGCATTTCCCATATTTATATAATCTCTTAGATATAAAAAATTTTACACCGAATCAAAGAGTTAGTGAACTTGGATTGAAAATGTATTAACCGCTCTTGCAACAAGTTCAGCCACAAAATCAAAACTTAAGCTAAAGTTACAAGCAAACtcaaaatttgaataaaatcccTTTTTTATAAACACAAAAGTAAAACAGAAAGAAAATTTGAGCTAGTGCTAGATTTTTTGGCTCTATAGGAAGTAGAACGTGGATTATcgaaatttgatttttcaaaatttttataccttttattaattttatttttcataattttataccttttattttattaaaatacaagTTTAAGAATTACATACTAAATTATATTCAAATAagcttatatttttaatttcagaaAATTAAGAATCAcatactaaattatttttaaaaaattaatttgaattttaaactaaaaaaaatagtttaaactCGGCCAAACTTTCTTTATCAAGGAGTACCAAGCACaattcaaagttttggaaaatatttttttattttcaatttttctatatattatctaatttaatttttcaaaattatcataccatttattaaaatataaattgaaaaattacattaaatttaaaaaactagcttttattaaattttaaaaaattaatattatttttataaaacatataaatgtattaaattttttgcaaaagaaaaatatattttattttaaaagaaaaatattttacattattttttaattcaaaaagtaataaaatataaaacaatagAAAATTTGTAGCAAAATCCGCAGAAAATGTTCCTGCGGAATGACCTCCGGATTTTGTAATGCAGTTtagttttttattcaaaagagaaatttcgcagcaaaatccgcataAAAATTTCCTGCGAATCTACTTGCGGATTATGTAATGTTGATTGATTTTTTATTCGAAATATATATTCTGCATCAAAATTCACAGGCTATCCTACGGATTTTCCTGCAAATTCTTGATTCGCAAGAAAATTTGTTTTATTGTCATCCAAATAAAACAAATTGAGTATCGTGTATATGCGACTTACATTATTGTCactgttttatttttgttgtcaTTCCATTCTCCTATTTAACAAATTTCTTTCGGTGTATTTCGTAGATATTATAGTTTTCATAGAGTTCAAATCTTCTTAATTGTCAAATGTAATTTGTGAACAAACTTGATCTTTACAAACACAAGactcttattttatttgaaaacttGATTGATTGTTAGGTTTGTTCCATTTCATATcaccactttttatttatttttttgcagAAAACCAGCGGAACTTCTCCTTTCTGCAGACCAGGTATCAAGAATCATCTTCATTCTAATCTTTCCATTTAAATTCATTTATACACACTCGCTTTTCTGATTTCTTTCTTGCATTTCAATTTTGAATTCTTGAAATTCATTTTCGGTTGTTAATCGTTCATAAGACTATCATCATTTCATTCTCGTTTCTAATTAATCCATAATTTAATGTTCTTTAAATTATTGAAAAATCGACAAAAAAAGTATTGAAAATATGATAAATGAGATATAAAATATTCGTTGTGGTAATATTTCATATCAGATAGAGTAACTTGTAATGGATTTCTAATAACTAGCGTTCAAACGGGCACGGGAGTGCCCGTTTGTCCACTTTTTTAAGTGCGCACAGAAAGGAAAAATAAATGTCTGTATATTTTTGTGAGGTTTTTATTGTACGCCGCCttaagaataatattttttagacccaattagaaaaattaaaatcaagatgatatatgtatgttttaaaattgtttaagtgaaattattatatatagtAGTTTTACCATTTTGTGATATTAAACTAATAGATTTCTATTGAGAGAGCACCTCTTTTATGATATTTTTCACATATGTACCCTTAAAAAGAATATCATTTGaatacaattatttaaaaactaGGTAAGATGCTAAAATATTCACTTTAAATATGTTTTCAAAATTTATTACCGAAGGCCGAGTAATCAGcactaaaaaaaatgtttttgagaCCAATTTAACAATTCTAAACAATTAAGTGTTAAATAAAGTCTCCCTCCccactcttctctctctctctctctccctctctctctatctctctctccctTTCCATCCCCTTTCTATCTCTCCCTCCCTCTTCCATCTCCCTTCCCCTCCCTATCCCTCCCCTTTCGCTCTCCCTCTCTCTTTCTCCCTTCCTTCCCAATTCTTTCTCAGCTCCCCTCCCCTCTCTTTCCCATCTCCTATCATCTCCTCTCCCCCTCCCTACCTATTTTTCCcttcccccctctctctctctccctctctcaccTTCTTTCTCTCACCTCCCTCCcctccatctctctctctctctcccacttcctctctctctctctctctctctctctctctctctctctctccctctctccttccatttctcctTCTTCATCCCCTATCTCCCCTTATTTTCCTCTCTTTCCCTcccctttctctctctctctcaccctTTCTCCCCTCCCCCCCATATTTATCTCTCCCTCTTCCTATGTCTCCTTCCTTTCTCCTTCTCCATCCACTATCTCCCCCTATTTCCCTCTCTTTCCCTCTTCTTTCGCtctcccccctctctctctctctcgcttaAAAATATAGTACTTGCACTATAATTTGCATCTGCACCATTTCTAACATATTGtctcaaatatttttatagattgtaaaaaaaaaagtgaaagaagaaataaatctcaaagatagaaactaaaataaaaataaatacttttaaattatatttattgtaCTAACAAAACGATATATAAAACATATGTCATCATCATTTAAAAGTTTCTATGACAAAACATGATAGAATAAATACTAACAAATTAACAcaaacaaataagaaaaaaatgagACTAGTATTTATCCTTACAATTTAATCACGGTTTATCTCACCATCATCAAGTTgtgttttatataaatttaaacgTGTtaaacacaaaataatatatacaacatTCATTAATGTGTCATCATCATTTAAAAGTTCATAtaacaaaacataataaaataaatactaaaaaattaacacaaacaaataagaaaaaaaattaaagtaacaTATTTATTCTTACAATTTAATTATGGTTTATCTCACCATCATCAAATTGCAGTCTCTTTACTCTATATTTAATAgataattttttctaaaaaaaataaagataaatgaaagcaagaacaataaaaaatccaaatgaaataaataaattcaaccaataaagagaaaaaataagtttaaaagaaAGTTATAGAAAGAAGAAATTAAAACATAGTTATAAATGTGCAATAGAATTTTTTAGAACAATCATCATAGAACAAATATTCAACTAATTTCTTAaaatgttttcttatttaatgaaCCGTGTCTTGTAGCTATTTATTATATTGTAATTGTTAACTATCCTCAGGTttataaaacaaatgaaaaaaccAACTCTGTAACTGCAATCACCTTTAAAAAACTGCATCTtcttattagtgttttatgtttaatttttaaagggcaaaacataaatcatataaaaataaaaatttcaaccAAAACTGAAAGGGAAAAAACAGAAAGAAAGTGGATAGAGATTGATTAAGACACAATGGTGGTAATTACATTCACTTTGTTTAGTCTAttgaaaatacttttaaaaacaaaatcataGTAAAAAAATATCATTATATCACATATCACAAAAATAGTGGAATAAAAGTGaacaaaataaaatccaaaaacaatagTAATAATCAAGAGTTCCATGATAACAAATCAGAGTTCAATTTTACAAATGGACAAACCGATTGTTGTCATAACCTTGACCATTTCTCGATTGTTTTTGTGAACATTTTTTAGAATAGAAAGAGAAACAGTAAAAAAGAAAAGTGACATGGAAAGGAGAGAAAATGAAGACTTCATGTTATTGTAGACATATTATACAAATGCACAAACCATTTTTTAGAATTGTAGTAAAGTATAAAAGTGGTTTATGGAACTGCTTGAAAATGGTTTATGTACATATGAAAAAGTAAAATGTGTAATGCTTTTTAGTATGGGAATAATGGCTACCAATTAATATGTAAATGCTTGAAAGTGATTTAGGTATATGCAAAATATACCAAACGGATCAAGAAGAAACATAGAGCAAAGAGATTGAGGGCATGCTAGATGGGATAAAAGTCCAGAAAGATCAAATAAGGGGTATGAGTGCCCTCAGATTGTTCTTTCTCAGTCTGAGGAGAAAAGGATTCAACGGCCATGGAAGAGGGGAGTAATAGTGAAACTGCTAGGAAGAAGGATAGGGTACAAAGCTTTGGAGGTGCGGCTTAAACAAATGTAGGTTAGGAAAGGCATCATCAGTATTATAGATCTTAGCAATGACTATTATCTTGTGGCTTTCACACATGAGGGTGACAAGAATGCGGCGCTTGCTGAAGGACCATGGTTTATATACGACAATTATTTAACTGTGAAAGAATGGTCTCCAGATATTCACCTGGAGAGTGCAATAATAAAAGAGGTGGCAGTTTGGATCAGAATCTCAGGCTTGCCTATTGAATATTATGATTCAAAGGTCTTGCATGTTATTGGAGATCTTGTAGGAAGAACAATCAAAGTGGACAAGAATACGTTGCAGAGAGAACGAGGAAAATATGCGAGGATATATATCGAAGTTAATGTGTCACAACCTTTGCTTACTATGTTTTCTATCAAGGGGAGCATGTACAAAATTGAATATGAAGGACTTCATATGTTATGTCTTAGCTGTGGCAGATTTGGTCATTACAGATATGGATGTCCGGAAAAACGTATAGAGCTGGTTAAGGTGAATAATCAGGTCACGTTAGAAGGAAAAGATGGGCAAGCCATGCCGATGGTTGAAGCGGGAAGAAACAACAAGCAGGATGGTCCGTGGCAAGTGGTTCAAAAACAACGGCGTGGAAAAAAGATTCTGGACACCAAGAAGAAGCAAATTCCACATA
This genomic interval from Vicia villosa cultivar HV-30 ecotype Madison, WI unplaced genomic scaffold, Vvil1.0 ctg.002256F_1_1, whole genome shotgun sequence contains the following:
- the LOC131638293 gene encoding uncharacterized protein At4g02000-like, with product MEEGSNSETARKKDRGDKNAALAEGPWFIYDNYLTVKEWSPDIHLESAIIKEVAVWIRISGLPIEYYDSKVLHVIGDLVGRTIKVDKNTLQRERGKYARIYIEVNVSQPLLTMFSIKGSMYKIEYEGLHMLCLSCGRFGHYRYGCPEKRIELVKVNNQVTLEGKDGQAMPMVEAGRNNKQDGPWQVVQKQRRGKKILDTKKKQIPHNAGSGKFGSRFSALNGEEGETSGTKKDSNYGHANFVEKNNDVMIGKKNNDEQG